The following coding sequences lie in one Silene latifolia isolate original U9 population chromosome 5, ASM4854445v1, whole genome shotgun sequence genomic window:
- the LOC141654832 gene encoding uncharacterized protein LOC141654832 yields the protein MAKKIRNLSNLERAKIIQIILLKCINGKPVRGTMLELVQQYGVTRKAITNLWNEAKQQRDAGELINVNSKLKGREGTNKVTFDAARFKSIHYKLRTTKKRVAAAMAISQSTVCRWVKSKVIRSHTNALKPSLTDKNKLARLIFCLSKLYYDEMLSKIMFKDQGNLIHIDEKWFYITKDGQRYYLSQTEPDPEEEPFRSVQSKSYIGKIMFMCAVARPKFDANNECVFDGKIGIWPFVSLEPAQRNSKNRVAGTLETKPIESITKPVIKNMMLGVVLPEIKRKWPANASKNIFIQQDNARPHIKEQ from the coding sequence ATGGCAAAAAAAATCAGAAACTTGAGTAACTTAGAGAGAGCAAAAATTATTCAGATTATACTTCTGAAATGTATAAATGGGAAACCAGTCAGGGGTACCATGCTAGAGTTGGTTCAACAATATGGTGTAACCAGGAAAGCCATCACGAATTTATGGAATGAAGCAAAGCAACAAAGAGATGCAGGGGAACTCATTAACGTGAATAGCAAACTAAAGGGAAGGGAAGGAACTAACAAGGTGACATTTGATGCTGCAAGGTTCAAAAGCATTCACTACAAACTCAGGACTACTAAAAAAAGGGTGGCTGCTGCTATGGCTATAAGTCAGTCAACTGTGTGTAGATGGGTTAAAAGTAAAGTGATAAGGAGTCATACCAATGCTCTAAAACCAAGTTTGACAGACAAAAATAAGCTTGCTAGGTTAATTTTCTGTCTCTCAAAGCTTTATTATGATGAAATGCTAAGTAAAATCATGTTCAAAGACCAAGGTAATCTTATACACATAGATGAGAAATGGTTTTACATCACTAAAGATGGGCAAAGGTACTACTTAAGTCAGACAGAACCAGACCCAGAAGAAGAACCATTCAGAAGTGTTCAATCAAAATCTTACATAGGCAAAATCATGTTTATGTGTGCTGTTGCGAGACCAAAATTTGATGCTAACAATGAATGTGTTTTTGATGGAAAGATAGGAATTTGGCCCTTTGTTTCTTTGGAGCCAGCCCAAAGAAACTCAAAGAATAGGGTTGCAGGCACACTAGAGACAAAACCAATTGAAAGCATTACCAAACCAGTTATCAAAAATATGATGCTAGGGGTGGTGCTACCAGAAATCAAGAGAAAATGGCCTGCAAATGCAAGTAAAAACATATTCATCCAGCAAGATAATGCAAGGCCACACATCAAAGAACAATGA